The Mycobacterium seoulense genomic interval TCGGCCCAGTTCGACGAGGTGGTGGTGGCGATCCTGACCAACCCCGCCAAGAAGGGCATGTTCGACCTCGACGAGCGGATCGCGATGATCACCGAGTCGACGACGCATCTGCCCAACCTGCGCGTCGAGGCCGGGCAGGGTCTGGTGGTGGACTTCGTCAGGTCGCAGGGCATGACCGCGATCGTGAAGGGCCTGCGCACCGGCACCGACTTCGAATACGAGCTGCAGATGGCCCAGATGAACAAGCACATCGCCGGTGTCGACACGTTTT includes:
- the coaD gene encoding pantetheine-phosphate adenylyltransferase, which produces MSGAVCPGSFDPVTLGHIDVFERASAQFDEVVVAILTNPAKKGMFDLDERIAMITESTTHLPNLRVEAGQGLVVDFVRSQGMTAIVKGLRTGTDFEYELQMAQMNKHIAGVDTFFVATTPRYSFVSSSLAKEVATFGGDVSQLLPEPVNRRLREKLAGRS